A window from Cryobacterium sp. SO1 encodes these proteins:
- the ykgO gene encoding type B 50S ribosomal protein L36 — protein sequence MKVRNSLKALKKLPGAQIVHRRGRVFVINKKNPRLKARQG from the coding sequence ATGAAAGTCAGAAATTCGCTCAAGGCGCTCAAGAAGCTCCCGGGTGCACAGATCGTGCACCGCCGGGGACGGGTGTTCGTGATCAACAAGAAAAACCCGCGCTTGAAGGCCCGACAGGGTTAG
- a CDS encoding NAD(P)/FAD-dependent oxidoreductase, which yields MGENRSILDTVVVGAGPAGVGTALALQAVEGLVHGVIERGQLGETFLQWPEQLTFLTPSFTGNGFGATDLNSVHPETSPAFSLGVDYPTGAQYARYLRGVAKHFSVPVMTQTEVSAITATVEGFTLTTSKGTVLARTVVWAGGEFHNPRQPSMAGSEHADHSSAPAAWTARSGQVVVIGGYESGLDVACFHVEEGASVTVVDPDHPWQARSGSDPSFRLAPRTRQRVKSALATGRLTLSDAGRATGIRPDARGVYTVALMGGIAVASHSRPVLATGFGPGLGPAAHLFEDRADGWPLLDDNDESTVNPGIFLSGAALRHGGLKFCFVYKYRQRFAHVARVIGERLAKDCSGLEAWRLAGMLTDDLSCCGTECAC from the coding sequence GTGGGAGAGAACCGCAGCATTCTCGACACCGTCGTTGTCGGCGCCGGTCCCGCCGGTGTGGGCACTGCCCTTGCGCTCCAGGCTGTGGAGGGCCTGGTGCACGGGGTCATCGAGCGCGGCCAGCTCGGCGAAACGTTTCTGCAGTGGCCCGAGCAGCTGACTTTTTTGACGCCGTCCTTCACGGGAAATGGATTCGGGGCGACGGATCTGAACTCAGTGCACCCGGAAACGTCCCCGGCGTTCAGTTTGGGTGTCGACTATCCCACCGGCGCCCAGTACGCCCGCTACCTCCGGGGGGTAGCCAAGCATTTCTCCGTGCCGGTCATGACCCAAACCGAGGTCTCGGCTATCACAGCCACTGTTGAGGGGTTCACCCTAACCACCAGCAAGGGCACCGTTCTAGCCCGCACGGTGGTCTGGGCCGGTGGGGAATTTCACAACCCGCGTCAACCGAGCATGGCCGGTAGTGAGCATGCCGACCATTCCTCTGCTCCGGCGGCGTGGACGGCACGATCAGGCCAGGTGGTGGTCATCGGCGGCTACGAGTCCGGACTCGACGTTGCTTGTTTCCACGTGGAAGAGGGCGCTAGCGTCACGGTTGTCGACCCGGATCATCCGTGGCAAGCCAGGTCCGGATCCGACCCGTCGTTTCGGTTGGCTCCGCGTACTCGTCAACGCGTCAAGTCGGCTCTGGCCACTGGGCGGCTCACCCTGTCCGACGCCGGCCGGGCCACAGGGATCAGGCCCGATGCCCGGGGTGTCTACACGGTCGCTCTCATGGGTGGCATCGCTGTAGCGTCTCATTCCCGCCCCGTTCTGGCCACTGGATTCGGACCTGGATTGGGACCGGCCGCGCACTTGTTTGAAGATCGTGCAGACGGCTGGCCTCTCCTCGATGACAACGACGAATCGACCGTGAATCCGGGCATTTTTCTTTCTGGGGCGGCGCTGCGTCACGGCGGGCTGAAATTTTGCTTTGTCTACAAGTATCGACAACGCTTCGCGCACGTTGCTCGGGTAATCGGAGAACGACTCGCCAAGGACTGTTCCGGATTAGAAGCGTGGCGACTCGCCGGGATGTTGACCGATGATTTGAGCTGCTGCGGCACGGAATGCGCCTGCTAA
- a CDS encoding arsenic resistance protein — MSVLLLSAIGVGSVLGSISPHTGERLSGAVDATVLTLLCLLLFEVRFSDVRRLRSAPRFLVVAWCANFILIPIIGFTIASLFLSEEPLLFTGLLIYFLAPCTDWFLGFTRLAGGNTALGAVLLPVNLLTQLVLFPVFVALFARTTPVADPGSMLQTVGLWFAVPVTIAVCARLLLTRCLTAAAFDRLLQVVGVIIPWVLATVIVEIFAVHIGAILSRVEVFATILLAVVIFFTLTYLLGHILSTVFRFRYPEHALLTMTTAARNAPLMLALTMIAFPGQPLIYAALIIGMLVEFPHLTVIRVLLIRNRHTTENQPLDCTSPQPCLHRRPPRGVVRAPNVDVRNRAR, encoded by the coding sequence TTGTCGGTTCTGCTGCTCTCAGCGATCGGGGTTGGTTCCGTTCTCGGGTCCATCAGCCCCCATACAGGTGAACGGCTCAGCGGCGCCGTCGACGCCACCGTGCTCACGCTGCTGTGTTTGCTCCTATTTGAGGTTCGTTTCTCCGATGTTCGGCGGCTGCGCTCCGCACCACGATTTCTGGTGGTGGCGTGGTGCGCGAATTTTATTCTTATTCCGATCATCGGGTTCACCATCGCCTCCCTCTTTCTCTCCGAGGAGCCGTTGCTGTTCACTGGGTTGCTGATCTACTTCCTCGCCCCATGTACGGACTGGTTTCTTGGGTTCACCCGACTTGCCGGGGGCAACACCGCGCTCGGCGCCGTTCTTTTGCCTGTGAACCTCCTCACCCAGCTCGTGCTGTTTCCCGTCTTCGTCGCTCTCTTCGCCCGCACGACTCCCGTCGCAGATCCCGGATCGATGCTTCAGACGGTCGGGCTGTGGTTCGCCGTTCCGGTAACCATCGCAGTGTGTGCGCGCTTGCTGCTCACCCGGTGCCTCACCGCAGCGGCTTTCGACCGGCTCCTCCAAGTCGTCGGCGTCATCATTCCGTGGGTACTCGCCACAGTGATCGTGGAGATATTCGCCGTTCATATCGGCGCGATCCTCAGCCGGGTTGAGGTGTTCGCGACTATCCTGCTTGCCGTCGTGATCTTCTTCACTCTCACGTATCTGCTCGGCCACATACTCTCAACAGTGTTCAGGTTCCGGTACCCCGAGCATGCTCTTCTGACGATGACGACCGCGGCCCGAAACGCGCCGCTCATGCTCGCGCTGACCATGATCGCCTTTCCCGGGCAACCCCTCATCTACGCGGCCCTCATCATCGGCATGCTCGTCGAGTTCCCCCACCTGACCGTCATCCGTGTGCTGCTGATCCGCAACCGCCACACCACCGAGAACCAGCCACTGGACTGCACTTCCCCCCAGCCCTGCCTCCACCGTCGGCCACCACGGGGTGTGGTGCGGGCGCCCAACGTCGATGTGAGAAACAGGGCGCGCTAA
- a CDS encoding GTP-binding protein → MRQIPVIALTGHLGAGKTTVLNRLLRAPQSRLGVVINDFGTINVDAGLVIGQVDEAEAISGGCVCCLPDAGGLDGALEKLTQPRLRLDAVIVEASGVADPTALARLIRYSGIDRVRPGGLVDVIDAVEHFRTIDLGVLPPARYAAASLIVINKTDRLPAARRDAAIAKITQRVHERNPHAHIISAARGRIDPALVFDAARTPAPEAELPFASLMHDNDESHTHADAVTVLASGPVDPGRLVDLLEEPPDGVYRLKGAVTVGTGTHHYRYAVNVVGRHIHVGSHPANTGTDGLVAIGMHLRGHAVADRLESALQPVAERLTGNGLRRLTRYRRLSV, encoded by the coding sequence ATGCGGCAAATCCCGGTCATCGCGTTGACGGGGCACCTTGGCGCGGGCAAAACGACAGTCTTGAACAGGTTGCTGCGCGCCCCCCAGTCACGCCTGGGCGTGGTAATCAACGACTTCGGGACCATCAACGTGGACGCCGGCCTAGTCATTGGGCAGGTCGATGAGGCGGAGGCCATCAGCGGAGGCTGCGTGTGCTGCCTACCGGATGCCGGCGGACTGGATGGCGCCCTGGAAAAACTCACCCAACCACGGTTGCGCCTAGACGCCGTGATCGTGGAAGCCAGTGGCGTCGCCGACCCGACCGCTCTGGCCCGCCTGATCCGCTACAGCGGCATCGACCGTGTCCGTCCGGGGGGACTTGTCGATGTCATCGATGCCGTCGAACACTTCCGCACCATCGACCTCGGTGTTCTGCCGCCGGCACGGTACGCGGCAGCGTCTCTCATCGTGATCAACAAAACCGACCGCCTCCCCGCCGCCCGGCGGGACGCGGCAATCGCCAAAATCACCCAGCGGGTCCACGAACGCAACCCACACGCACACATCATCTCCGCCGCCCGCGGCCGCATAGACCCCGCCCTCGTGTTCGACGCCGCCCGGACCCCGGCCCCCGAGGCAGAGCTCCCGTTCGCATCCCTCATGCACGACAACGATGAATCCCACACGCACGCGGATGCCGTGACCGTGCTGGCCTCCGGACCCGTTGACCCCGGCCGACTCGTTGACTTACTCGAAGAGCCACCCGACGGGGTCTACCGACTCAAAGGCGCCGTCACAGTCGGTACCGGCACACATCACTACCGGTATGCCGTCAACGTCGTCGGTCGGCATATCCACGTCGGATCGCACCCTGCAAACACGGGCACCGATGGGCTCGTGGCGATCGGTATGCATCTGCGCGGGCACGCCGTCGCAGACCGACTCGAAAGCGCCCTTCAGCCTGTTGCGGAACGCCTCACCGGAAACGGGTTGCGCCGCCTCACCCGCTATCGCCGACTCAGCGTCTGA